Proteins encoded within one genomic window of Polypterus senegalus isolate Bchr_013 chromosome 6, ASM1683550v1, whole genome shotgun sequence:
- the asb18 gene encoding ankyrin repeat and SOCS box protein 18 isoform X2, whose amino-acid sequence MPRTATLAGLPGLVVTRVKEVAALGLKSQPLPDKRTTEGGFSERFYQSLQRGVLEDVRTLREQHYEDVNTLFEVSGDELQWQAQGAVTFGVSGLWSLDYKRELTSPLCITAAQGFTDCLRYLLEHGAQPNLAPGGRTALHEACANCNTDCVELLLEHGADPNLLNEDGHAPLHLCRTPQSFRCAKLLVRHGAAINQSSDDEQETPLHVAAKRGLPSHVHLYLRRGAAVDPSDSQDETPLGAACSVASHPDEQDTQVQVCQLLLLYGADVGAVDKDKRGALHKACRNASHGLVQLLLGHGADVNAIDYNGGSPLSTVLQNAVIKLDMEPHLTVQTLLNHGAQKVWPPAFLKVLRSCAAAPKAIEVLFNAYSRLDVTSKWIEAIPEDTFEAHRPFFESLLALEWTPRSLQHLCRCAIRKLCGHQCQLYVPLLPLPTFLHRYLLLEPEGVVF is encoded by the exons ATGCCCAGGACAGCGACTTTAGCCGGGCTTCCCGGCCTGGTGGTGACGCGGGTGAAGGAGGTGGCCGCCCTCGGCCTGAAGTCACAGCCCCTGCCGGACAAACGGACAACGGAGGGGGGCTTTTCAGAGCGGTTCTACCAGTCCCTCCAAAGAGGGGTGCTAGAGGACGTCAGGACCCTCAGGGAGCAGCACTATGAGGACGTGAACACACTCTTCGAGGTCAGCGGGGACGAGTTACAGTGGCAGGCGCAGGGTGCGGTGACCTTTGGGGTCTCAG gTCTCTGGTCTCTGGACTACAAGCGAGAGCTCACCAGCCCGCTATGCATCACCGCCGCCCAGGGCTTCACCGACTGTCTGCGCTACCTGCTGGAGCACGGTGCCCAGCCCAACTTGGCACCAGGCGGGAGGACGGCGCTGCACGAGGCCTGTGCCAACTGCAACACGGACTGCGTGGAGCTCCTCCTGGAGCACGGGGCTGACCCCAACCTGCTCAATGAGGACGGCCATGCACCCCTGCACCTCTGCAGGACCCCACAGTCTTTCAG GTGTGCCAAACTCCTGGTGAGGCACGGAGCGGCCATCAACCAGTCGAGCGACGACGAGCAGGAGACGCCACTGCATGTGGCTGCCAAGAGGGGTCTGCCAAGCCACGTGCACCTCTACCTGCGCAGGGGCGCCGCGGTGGACCCCTCAGACAGCCAGGATGAGACCCCGCTGGGCGCTGCCTGCTCTGTGGCCAGCCACCCCGACGAACAGGACACGCAGGTGCAGGTGTGCCAGCTGCTGCTCCTCTACGGGGCGGACGTGGGTGCGGTGGACAAGGACAAGAGGGGCGCCCTGCACAAGGCCTGTCGGAATGCCAGCCATGGACTGGTGCAGCTGCTGCTCGGGCATGGGGCCGATGTCAATGCCATCGACTACAACGGGGGCTCGCCACTCTCCACCGTGCTGCAGAACGCCGTCATCAAGCTGGACATGGAGCCACACCTGACCGTCCAGACGCTGCTCAACCACGGGGCTCAGAAGGTCTGGCCGCCGGCGTTCCTAAAG GTGCTGAGGTCCTGTGCGGCGGCCCCCAAGGCCATCGAGGTCCTGTTCAATGCCTACAGCCGACTCGACGTCACCTCCAAGTGGATCGAGGCCATACCAGAAGACACCTTTGAG GCCCACCGGCCCTTTTTTGAGTCCCTGCTGGCCCTGGAGTGGACCCCGCGCTCGCTGCAGCACCTGTGCCGCTGTGCCATCCGGAAGCTGTGTGGGCATCAGTGCCAGCTGTATGTGCCGCTCCTCCCACTGCCCACATTTTTGCACCGCTATCTCCTGCTGGAGCCGGAGGGAGTCGTATTTTAG